In a genomic window of Styela clava chromosome 11, kaStyClav1.hap1.2, whole genome shotgun sequence:
- the LOC120348067 gene encoding uncharacterized protein LOC120348067 — MTYYWVCGKSSSKLGYSYSIKFSDALTKNEYYESETSDQSRKATREGIATARSMLFALEDLMSSSEALIIAKTFGLSQKQINSIKKRCKGNPQELTNQILEEITIMQKEKMSPSNVLNALISTGNTTFVDVALKCHEKHFFKNSTQMTKHERSQANLKPRKRKFVVTI, encoded by the exons ATGACATATTATTGGGTTTGTGGAAAGTCGTCATCAAAATTAGGTTATTCCTACTCAATTAAATTTTCGGATGCGTTGACGAAGAACGAATATTACGAATCTGAAACATCTGATCAATCTCGTAAGGCTACAAGGGAAGGCATTGCAACAG CGAGGTCAATGCTTTTTGCACTCGAAGATCTTATGAGTTCTTCAGAAGCGTTGATAATTGCTAAAACGTTTGGATTAAgtcaaaaacaaattaattcTATCAAGAAACGCTGCAAAG GAAATCCACAAGAATTGACAAATCAAATCCTGGAGGAAATCACTATaatgcaaaaagaaaaaatgtcaCCTTCAAATGTACTCAATGCTTTGATATCAACTGGAAATACAACATTTGTCGATGTCGCCTTAAAATGTCATGAAAAACATTTCTTTAAAAATTCAACTCAAATGACGAAGCACGAACGAAGTCAAGCAAATTTGAAGCCAAGAAAAAGAAAGTTTGTCGTGACAATATAG
- the LOC120347579 gene encoding inhibitor of nuclear factor kappa-B kinase subunit alpha-like: protein MTNRPNDLGVTQPRYGDWSQERLLGSGAFGNVYMWKNLVTGEEIAIKKCKNATGDMMSRWQTEMRLIKDMNHSNIVSFIAIPEALNKEYPKQYSLGMEYCSLGDLRKLMARAEYCCGLPEHHVKDVLGDIGSAIHYLHQQNNMHRDLKPENIVLKPKPDYPGRYQFKVTDLGYAKDLDNSMHSFAISFVGTLPYLAPELVFGQEHNPSSKPHYHSQVDYWSFGLVIFECITGYRPFFQHNTIPPMQALHLVKDKRDEDICAWLLPNTHEKHFCDHIPSPHSLNEYFARDVVKWLQLMLRVDGKRRGGVGGKEWYTLLTDTILPKKYVRVLNVSNMKLLTFEISENSFLRSVHVEIEKETIIPISQQLLVFETGKIPISTKRLLDQLREVNPHSPEYAVIYLFNKSDRESQHYIAEIPQQIQQYIANTNIERSEKDEKHILKITLNDVISKVRTGIMFHNAFCSLLGVVGTFSSSLEEKLKEFTEKTYKIEGKLEFFAESLKTDVEENAAQDNSAGICVNENFKQDCDKILQDIEEKKKQLRVGHQIIREAQQNIRNSSHYSAFNNDLKDMNDRLQAKKTESMEFYDNFRRECKRMEKSHGKSPTNHHDLGTRLKLHRKSQLQTLINAHWKVVHKYVQDILNNQKKFFKAMRSFVKCHTALQETLFKIQNKSMEYGCLLSEVQEKQKSRQHSLWNMLQHMKDVYNLANEHDVDYDLRYSVNQEGLRLQNLMDDLTEDPDVSFLLNPHQLLQTNDLGHSSGDTIPVENQHNNPQVNEILTNQDSQSQHPAVQNTISSQSSLPCHPSTVQNNLLPENLLPV from the exons ATGACAAACAGGCCAAATGATCTTGGTGTTACACAACCACGATATGGTGATTGGTCTCAAGAAAGACTTTTAGGATCTGGAGCATTTGGTAATGTCTACATGTGGAAAAATTTGGTAACTGGCGAAGAGATAGCAATAAAAAAATGCAAGAATGCGACTGGTGATATGATGTCAAGGTGGCAAACTGAG ATGAGACTTATCAAAGATATGAATCATTCAAATATTGTTTCATTCATTGCAATACCAGAAGCATTAAACAAAGAATATCCTAAACAGTATTCACTAGGAATGGAATACTGTTCACTTGGTGACTTGAGAAAG TTGATGGCGAGGGCTGAATATTGTTGCGGTCTGCCTGAACATCATGTCAAAGACGTTTTAGGTGATATTGGGTCAGCAATTCATTATCTTCATCAGCAAAACAACATGCACAG AGATTTGAAGCCCGAAAATATCGTTTTAAAACCAAAACCAGACTATCCTGGACGATACCAGTTCAAAGTCACTGATCTTGGGTATGCGAAAGATCTTGACAACAGTATGCATAGCTTTGCCATCAGCTTCGTTGGAACTTTACCATACCTG GCACCAGAACTTGTATTTGGTCAGGAGCACAATCCGTCATCCAAACCACATTATCATTCGCAAGTCGATTATTGGAGTTTTGGCCTCGTCATTTTTGAATGCATTACTGGCTATCGTCCATTCTTTCAACACAATACTATACCACCTATGCAAGCTCTTCATTTAGTCAAAGACAAAAGAGATGAAGATATCTGTGCCTGGCTGCTTCCTAATACAC aTGAAAAGCATTTCTGTGATCATATTCCTTCTCCTCATTCCCTGAATGAATATTTTGCCAGGGATGTTGTTAAATGGCTCCAGTTAATGCTAAGGGTGGATGGCAAAAGACGAGGTGGTGTTGGTGGCAAAGAGTGGTACACATTGCTTACAGATACTATCTTACCTAAGAAG TATGTCAGAGTGCTGAACGTTTCAAACATGAAacttttgacttttgaaatCAGTGAGAATTCATTTTTGAGATCAGTACATGTTGAGATTGAAAAAGAAACTATCATACCAATCTCACAACAACTTTTAGTATTTGAAACTGGAAAAATTCCCATCAGCACAAAGAGACTTCTTGATCAACTCCGAGAAGTCAATCCTCAT tccCCGGAGTACGCAGTGATATATCTGTTCAATAAATCAGATAGAGAAAGTCAACATTACATTGCAGAAATACCGCAGCAGATTCAACAATACATTGCAAACACAAAT ATTGAAAGGTCAGAAAAAGATGAAAAGCACATATTAAAAATCACCCTTAACGATGTCATATCCAAAGTCCGAACTGGAATTATGTTTCACAATGCTTTTTGTTCTCTTCTCGGCGTTGTGGGAACGTTCTCAAGTAGTTTGGAAGAAAAATTAAAAG AATTTACCGAAAAAACCTATAAAATAGAAGGAAAACTAGAATTCTTTGCTGAATCTCTGAAGACAGATGTTGAGGAAAATGCAGCTCAGGACAATTCAGCTGGAATATGTG TAAACGAAAATTTTAAACAAGATTGTGATAAAATATTGCAAGATATCGAGGAAAAGAAAAAACAGCTACGAGTGGGACATCAAATTATCAGAGAAGCTCAGCAGAACATCAGGAATTCTTCTCACTACTCAGCTTTCAATAACGATCTGAAAGATATGAATGACCGTTTGCAAGCCAA GAAGACCGAGtcaatggaattttatgataaCTTTCGCAGGGAATGTAAAAGAATGGAAAAGAGTCACGGAAAGTCACCCACGAATCATCATGATTTAG GTACGAGATTAAAGCTTCATCGGAAGAGTCAACTTCAGACATTAATTAACGCACATTGGAAAGTTGTGCATAAATATGTACAAGATATCTTGAATAATCAAAAGAAGTTTTTTAAAGCTATGAG GTCCTTTGTAAAATGTCACACAGCCTTACAAGAAACACTGTTTAAAATTCAGAATAAGTCAATGGAATATGGCTGTTTACTGAGTGAAGTTcaggaaaaacaaaaaagtcgaCAACATTCATTGTGGAATATGTTACAGCACATGAAG GATGTTTATAATCTCGCTAATGAACATGATGTTGACTATGACTTAAGATATTCTGTAAATCAGGAAGGTTTGAG ACTCCAGAACTTGATGGATGATTTAACAGAAGATCCTGACGTATCTTTTTTGTTAAATCCGCATCAGTTATTACAAACTAATGATCTTGGTCATTCTTCGGGCGACACTATACCAGTCGAAAATCAACATAACAATCCACAGGTCAATGAAATTTTAACTAATCAGGATTCTCAATCACAACATCCTGCAGTTCAGAATACGATATCTAGCCAAAGTTCCCTTCCCTGCCATCCGTCCACTGTGCAAAATAATCTGTTACCTGAGAATCTGTTACCTGTTTGA